In a single window of the Nocardioides sp. L-11A genome:
- the rsgA gene encoding ribosome small subunit-dependent GTPase A, which translates to MPRYDEHDVEHYDRPRRRTRPRTKERPTHDDAVEGLVVTVDRGRFTLLIEGRGVTAMKARPLGRKGVVVGDRVRVVGDVSGTEGSLARIVEVLERSSTLRRTADDDDPVERVIVANVTQLVVVTALADPEPRARWIDRALVAAYDGGMSPLLCLTKADLEDPETLLATYRSLGVPWEVTRRGPDRTIVGLDALHDRLRGQVSVLIGHSGVGKSTLVNALVPDARRETGHVNAVTGQGRHTSTSALMLPLADGDGWIIDTPGIRSFGLAHVQPEHLIEAFPDLDEMTEDCPRGCTHGDDEPECGLDVAVAAGEADPERVASFRRLLAARSVTDY; encoded by the coding sequence ATGCCCCGGTACGACGAGCACGACGTCGAGCACTACGACCGTCCGCGCCGCCGTACCCGCCCCCGCACCAAGGAGCGCCCGACCCACGACGACGCCGTCGAGGGTCTCGTCGTCACCGTCGACCGCGGCCGGTTCACGCTGCTCATCGAGGGACGCGGCGTGACGGCCATGAAGGCCCGGCCGTTGGGGCGCAAGGGCGTGGTCGTGGGCGACCGGGTGCGGGTGGTCGGCGACGTCTCGGGCACCGAAGGCTCGCTCGCGCGGATCGTGGAGGTCCTCGAGCGCAGCAGCACGCTGCGGCGCACGGCGGACGACGACGACCCGGTCGAGCGCGTCATCGTCGCCAACGTCACCCAGCTCGTCGTCGTCACCGCGCTCGCCGACCCCGAGCCCCGGGCGCGGTGGATCGACCGGGCCCTGGTCGCGGCGTACGACGGCGGGATGTCGCCGCTGCTCTGCCTGACCAAGGCGGATCTGGAGGACCCCGAGACCCTGCTGGCGACGTACCGGTCGCTGGGGGTGCCGTGGGAGGTCACCCGCCGCGGTCCCGACCGGACGATCGTCGGCCTGGACGCGCTGCACGACCGGCTGCGCGGCCAGGTCAGCGTGCTGATCGGGCACAGCGGCGTCGGGAAGTCGACGCTCGTCAACGCGCTGGTCCCCGACGCGCGCCGCGAGACCGGCCACGTGAACGCGGTGACCGGGCAGGGCCGGCACACGTCCACGTCCGCGCTGATGCTGCCGCTCGCGGACGGCGACGGCTGGATCATCGACACCCCCGGGATCCGGTCCTTCGGACTCGCGCACGTCCAGCCCGAGCATCTCATCGAGGCGTTCCCCGACCTCGACGAGATGACCGAGGACTGCCCCCGCGGGTGCACCCACGGCGACGACGAACCCGAGTGCGGGCTCGATGTCGCCGTCGCCGCCGGCGAGGCCGACCCGGAGCGGGTCGCCTCCTTCCGGCGGCTGCTCGCCGCGCGATCGGTCACCGACTACTGA
- a CDS encoding DUF58 domain-containing protein has product MKGPRSWVSGARRLLTDLSRRRQALGGRLRDDLAERTRRVRHALAPVTGTVTPAGWVVGAMALALLVAGPLLRWRELLVGGIFLALVLLIAIVFVVGRLPLLARLDLARDRVIVGERANGYLTVANPSARRSRSLVVEFPVGAGRAAFELPGLAPGAEHEELFAVPTAHRAVLDVGPVTAVRADPLGLLRRERHLSEMDTLYVHPKTLRVDGSAAGLIRDLEGRTVPKVSDNDVSFHALRGYVAGDDRRHIHWKSSAKTGTLMVRQFEETRRSHLLTMVSSRLEDYSSDEEFELAISVAGSLGTQALADGQQLSAVASHASLPAASAQRFLDGLSGLTYDWQARRLVDVTRHLSAGELAASVMVLCIGFGVTITDLRRARQFLPVDTRVIAVRCLVGHEPSVRWLGDLGVATVGRLEELGVAVRRVSA; this is encoded by the coding sequence ATGAAGGGACCCCGCTCCTGGGTGTCCGGCGCGCGCCGGCTGCTCACCGATCTCTCCCGGCGCCGGCAGGCGCTGGGCGGTCGGCTGCGCGACGACCTCGCCGAGCGCACCCGGCGGGTCCGGCACGCCCTCGCCCCGGTCACGGGCACGGTGACCCCGGCCGGCTGGGTCGTGGGCGCGATGGCGCTGGCGCTGCTGGTGGCGGGGCCACTGCTGCGCTGGCGCGAGCTGCTCGTCGGCGGGATCTTCCTGGCCCTGGTCCTGCTCATCGCGATCGTCTTCGTGGTCGGCCGCCTCCCGCTGCTGGCGCGCCTGGACCTCGCCCGGGACCGGGTCATCGTGGGCGAGCGGGCCAACGGCTACCTCACCGTCGCCAACCCGAGCGCACGGCGGTCGCGCTCCCTGGTCGTCGAGTTCCCGGTCGGCGCGGGACGGGCCGCCTTCGAGCTGCCTGGTCTGGCACCCGGCGCCGAGCACGAGGAGCTGTTCGCCGTACCCACCGCGCACCGCGCGGTCCTCGACGTCGGACCGGTCACGGCCGTGCGGGCCGACCCGCTGGGGCTGCTGCGCCGCGAGCGCCACCTCAGTGAGATGGACACGCTGTACGTGCATCCCAAGACGCTGCGCGTCGATGGATCGGCCGCCGGCCTGATCCGCGACCTCGAGGGCCGCACCGTGCCCAAGGTCTCCGACAACGACGTCTCCTTCCACGCGCTGCGCGGGTACGTCGCCGGCGACGACCGGCGCCACATCCACTGGAAGTCGAGCGCCAAGACCGGCACCCTCATGGTCCGCCAGTTCGAGGAGACCCGGCGCTCCCACCTGCTCACGATGGTGAGCTCCCGGTTGGAGGACTACTCCAGCGACGAGGAGTTCGAGCTGGCGATCTCGGTCGCCGGCTCGCTCGGCACCCAGGCGCTCGCGGACGGCCAGCAGCTCAGTGCCGTGGCGTCGCACGCGTCGCTTCCCGCGGCCAGCGCCCAGCGCTTCCTCGACGGCCTGTCCGGCCTCACCTACGACTGGCAGGCGCGCCGGTTGGTCGATGTGACCCGCCACCTCAGCGCGGGCGAGCTCGCCGCCAGTGTGATGGTGCTGTGCATCGGCTTCGGCGTGACGATCACCGACCTGCGCCGGGCCCGGCAATTCCTGCCCGTCGACACCCGGGTGATCGCGGTGCGCTGCCTGGTCGGCCACGAGCCCTCGGTGCGCTGGCTGGGCGACCTCGGTGTCGCCACGGTCGGCCGCCTCGAGGAGCTCGGCGTCGCCGTACGACGGGTGTCCGCATGA
- a CDS encoding inositol monophosphatase family protein has protein sequence MAAPDYTDDLRLAHLLADDADSLTQARFRALDLHVMSKPDLTPVTDADQAVEESIRRTLSKARSRDAVTGEEQGTSGHSQRRWIVDPIDGTKNYVRGVPVWATLISLAVDDEVVLGVVSAPALQRRWWASAGQGAWTGKSLMKATECRVSDVRRLEDASFSYSSISGWEDRGLGEDLLALMRRVWRTRAYGDFWSYMLLAEGAVDLAAEPELEVYDMAALDIIVREAGGRFTSLEGHDGPWGGNAVASNGHLHEAALSYLGSVPDSGDDPDWPRTGPGSVSDLRSHRQRGSDDDRADRADESDD, from the coding sequence GTGGCTGCCCCCGACTACACCGACGACCTGCGTCTGGCGCATCTGCTCGCCGACGACGCGGACTCGCTCACCCAGGCCCGCTTCCGCGCGCTCGACCTGCACGTGATGAGCAAGCCGGACCTGACCCCGGTGACCGACGCCGACCAGGCCGTCGAGGAGTCGATCCGCCGTACCCTCTCCAAGGCGCGCAGCCGCGACGCCGTGACCGGCGAGGAGCAGGGCACCTCGGGACACTCCCAGCGCCGCTGGATCGTCGACCCGATCGACGGCACCAAGAACTACGTCCGCGGCGTCCCCGTCTGGGCCACCCTCATCTCGCTCGCCGTCGACGACGAGGTCGTGCTCGGTGTCGTGTCGGCACCGGCCCTCCAGCGCCGCTGGTGGGCCTCTGCAGGCCAGGGCGCGTGGACCGGCAAGTCGCTGATGAAGGCGACCGAGTGCCGCGTGTCCGACGTACGCCGCCTGGAGGATGCGTCCTTCTCGTACTCCTCGATCAGCGGCTGGGAGGACCGTGGCCTCGGCGAGGACCTGCTCGCCCTGATGCGCCGCGTGTGGCGGACCCGGGCCTATGGCGACTTCTGGTCCTACATGCTCCTCGCGGAGGGCGCCGTCGACCTGGCCGCCGAGCCCGAGCTCGAGGTCTACGACATGGCCGCGCTCGACATCATCGTGCGCGAGGCGGGCGGCCGGTTCACCTCGCTCGAGGGTCACGACGGCCCGTGGGGCGGCAACGCGGTCGCCAGCAACGGCCACCTGCACGAGGCCGCGCTGTCGTACCTCGGCAGCGTCCCGGACAGCGGCGACGACCCGGACTGGCCGCGGACCGGGCCGGGCAGCGTGTCCGATCTGCGCTCCCACCGCCAGCGCGGCAGCGACGACGACCGGGCCGACCGGGCCGACGAGAGCGACGACTGA
- a CDS encoding CBS domain-containing protein → MRIADVLGSKSLRDVVSIAPEAGVRELLATLAEHNIGAVVVSTDGTSLDGIVSERDVVRHLHSDGTVINNVVSAIMTTEVSTCSPDDDLDDVLQVMTERRFRHIPAVEDDRVVGIVSIGDLVKHKIDQLQFERDQLDNYVHQS, encoded by the coding sequence ATGCGCATCGCTGACGTGCTCGGTTCGAAGTCGCTTCGCGACGTGGTCTCCATCGCTCCCGAGGCAGGGGTGCGCGAGCTGCTCGCCACCCTCGCGGAGCACAACATCGGTGCCGTGGTGGTGAGCACGGACGGCACCTCGCTCGACGGCATCGTGTCGGAGCGCGACGTCGTCCGGCACCTGCACAGCGACGGCACCGTCATCAACAACGTCGTCTCGGCGATCATGACCACCGAGGTGAGCACCTGCTCCCCCGACGACGACCTCGACGACGTGCTCCAGGTGATGACCGAGCGCCGGTTCCGGCACATCCCCGCCGTCGAGGACGACCGGGTGGTCGGGATCGTCAGCATCGGCGACCTGGTCAAGCACAAGATCGACCAGCTGCAGTTCGAGCGCGACCAGCTCGACAACTACGTGCACCAGTCCTGA
- a CDS encoding transglutaminase-like domain-containing protein, with protein MTSPHLGRPATPPGHGPVAPPVRSASRSGPVLIVPDRRRRRGALPPWWLVLVDAALVVGLGILCAWPLGAAYTGDRWLLAVGLGLGLGVVVAYLGARWRWGPWSTALAAAAAYLGAGSAVVVPDRARGGLLPTADSLRDLVVGLVHTWREALTLPVPLGENGVVLIVPFATGLLGGLVAAVLLWRSRWSGLAGLVLGLILVLASAFGDISAQAALTRGLVVAVVGVVWLRWRSLRHVRQRWGRRVLATLAVVGVAGGAAAGLGATADPDATRVVLRDHVDPPFDPHDYPSPLAKFRAYKKEPLRTSTSLFTVDGLESGSLVRLAVMDTYDGIVWNVSGGPGSVHDSGTFRRLRNDPDANAKATVHGRITINDYTGVWVPSVGDTLALTPIRNGRPDGDAAGELVINRQTGTVAQIGGVERGTTFEVEATAPPDPADEETSVLAADDSVSLPAPAIVPEELVDRVQRWQTEDGFSGGTGGELAQFLRDSFREHGFYSDGIDDDVPAGHGASRLAVLAKTATPVGNAEQYAAAMALIGQRMGLPIRVVMGFKVPPGGGEVRGENITAWTEVKLEGLGWVPLDPTPPEDKKLRRPNDDPNEDPQPQVLQPPRVPGEPKEASDNLQQGDGQRKELDVLAVLGTILGIVLDVVKVALLLSPLWGVLLYKFLRRRRRRRSGDPATRLSGAWRELADRMRDLGVRPAPGATRRESAYAAAERYPDLSAVGVVTLAHTADRHVYGAGEPSAEEAGAYWADVDTALRRMRKATPWWRRLLARFSLASVPWRAGRDRVRSSVGRRVRGAGRRLLGLGPVVRLRGLVRRMPTFRRR; from the coding sequence ATGACCTCACCCCACCTGGGCCGCCCCGCGACCCCGCCGGGGCACGGCCCGGTCGCGCCTCCGGTCCGCTCCGCCAGCCGGAGCGGCCCCGTTCTCATCGTGCCCGACCGGCGCCGGAGACGGGGTGCGCTGCCGCCGTGGTGGCTGGTTCTCGTCGACGCCGCGCTCGTCGTCGGCCTCGGGATCCTCTGCGCCTGGCCGCTGGGCGCGGCCTACACCGGCGACCGCTGGCTGCTCGCCGTCGGACTCGGGCTCGGCCTCGGCGTGGTGGTCGCCTACCTCGGCGCCCGGTGGCGCTGGGGTCCCTGGTCGACGGCCCTGGCCGCGGCCGCGGCGTACCTCGGGGCGGGGTCGGCCGTGGTCGTCCCCGACCGCGCTCGCGGCGGCCTGCTGCCCACCGCGGACTCGCTGCGCGACCTCGTGGTCGGCCTGGTGCACACGTGGCGCGAGGCGCTGACCCTGCCGGTGCCGCTCGGCGAGAACGGCGTCGTGCTGATCGTCCCGTTCGCCACTGGGCTGCTCGGCGGGCTGGTCGCCGCCGTCCTCCTCTGGCGTTCGCGGTGGTCCGGGCTCGCCGGGCTGGTCCTGGGGCTGATCCTGGTCCTGGCGTCCGCCTTCGGCGACATCAGTGCCCAGGCCGCACTGACCCGCGGCCTGGTCGTGGCCGTCGTCGGCGTGGTCTGGCTGCGCTGGCGCTCGCTGCGACATGTGCGGCAGCGCTGGGGACGCCGGGTGCTCGCGACCCTGGCCGTGGTCGGGGTCGCCGGCGGTGCCGCGGCCGGACTGGGGGCGACCGCCGACCCCGACGCGACCCGGGTGGTGCTGCGCGACCACGTGGACCCGCCGTTCGATCCCCACGACTACCCGAGCCCGCTGGCGAAGTTCCGCGCGTACAAGAAGGAGCCGCTGCGGACCAGCACGTCCCTGTTCACGGTCGACGGGCTCGAGAGCGGGTCGCTGGTCCGGTTGGCGGTCATGGACACCTACGACGGCATCGTGTGGAACGTCTCCGGCGGCCCGGGATCGGTCCACGACTCGGGCACCTTCCGGCGGTTGCGCAACGACCCGGACGCCAACGCGAAGGCGACCGTCCACGGCCGGATCACGATCAACGACTACACCGGCGTGTGGGTGCCCAGCGTCGGCGACACGCTGGCGCTGACGCCGATCCGGAACGGCCGCCCCGACGGTGACGCCGCCGGGGAGCTCGTCATCAACCGCCAGACCGGCACCGTCGCCCAGATCGGCGGGGTCGAGCGCGGCACCACCTTCGAGGTCGAGGCGACCGCGCCGCCGGACCCCGCCGACGAGGAGACCTCCGTCCTCGCGGCCGACGACTCGGTCTCACTGCCCGCGCCCGCGATCGTGCCCGAGGAGCTGGTCGACCGGGTCCAGCGGTGGCAGACCGAGGACGGGTTCAGCGGCGGGACGGGCGGCGAGCTCGCCCAGTTCCTGCGCGACTCGTTCCGCGAGCACGGCTTCTACTCCGACGGCATCGACGACGACGTACCCGCCGGCCACGGCGCCAGCCGCCTGGCCGTGCTCGCCAAGACGGCGACACCCGTCGGCAACGCCGAGCAGTACGCCGCCGCGATGGCGCTGATCGGCCAGCGGATGGGCCTCCCCATCCGGGTGGTCATGGGCTTCAAGGTGCCGCCCGGGGGAGGGGAGGTCCGCGGCGAGAACATCACCGCCTGGACCGAGGTCAAGCTCGAGGGACTCGGCTGGGTCCCGCTCGACCCGACCCCGCCGGAGGACAAGAAGCTCCGTCGACCCAACGACGACCCGAACGAGGACCCGCAGCCGCAGGTGCTCCAGCCGCCGCGGGTGCCGGGCGAGCCGAAGGAGGCGAGCGACAACCTCCAGCAGGGCGACGGCCAGCGCAAGGAGCTCGACGTCCTCGCGGTGCTCGGCACCATCCTCGGCATCGTCCTCGACGTCGTGAAGGTCGCGCTGCTGCTGTCTCCCCTGTGGGGCGTGCTCCTCTACAAGTTCCTGCGTCGGCGTCGCCGTCGCCGGTCCGGGGACCCGGCCACCAGGCTCAGCGGGGCCTGGCGTGAGCTCGCCGACCGGATGCGGGACCTCGGCGTACGTCCCGCGCCGGGCGCCACCCGCCGGGAGAGCGCGTACGCCGCCGCGGAGCGGTATCCCGACCTGTCGGCCGTCGGCGTCGTCACCCTGGCGCACACCGCCGACCGCCATGTCTACGGCGCGGGCGAGCCCAGTGCGGAGGAGGCGGGTGCCTACTGGGCGGACGTCGACACCGCGCTGCGCCGGATGCGCAAGGCGACCCCGTGGTGGCGCCGGCTGCTGGCGCGCTTCTCGCTCGCCTCGGTGCCCTGGCGGGCCGGTCGCGACCGGGTCCGGTCGTCCGTCGGCCGCCGGGTGCGCGGCGCGGGCCGCCGACTGCTCGGTCTCGGCCCGGTGGTGCGGCTGCGTGGTCTCGTGCGCCGGATGCCCACCTTCCGGCGGCGCTGA
- a CDS encoding MoxR family ATPase, protein MSLTTEETEWFSQTFAQLVANVEQAIVGKTDVVRLAFVTLLAEGHLLLEDYPGTGKTSLARAIAQTIQGDHHRIQFTPDLLPSDVTGVTIFDQRSQQFEFHQGPIFSNVVLADEINRASPKTQSALLEVMEESQVTVDGVTHQVDQPFMVIATQNPIEQAGTYRLPEAQLDRFLVKTSLGYPDHENTVQILANAPKGKAATVLRPIISGDNVLHLIRLAQQVHVEAGIYEYVSSITEGTREASEVVLGTSVRAGLALVRAARAWALSYGRSYVVPDDVKTLAVPVLAHRMVLDPEEDFRGTTTEEVVRRVLERVSVPLEPAGR, encoded by the coding sequence ATGTCGCTCACCACCGAAGAGACCGAGTGGTTCTCGCAGACCTTCGCCCAGCTGGTCGCCAACGTCGAGCAGGCCATCGTCGGCAAGACCGATGTCGTCCGGCTCGCGTTCGTCACCCTGCTGGCCGAGGGCCACCTGCTCCTCGAGGACTACCCGGGCACGGGCAAGACCTCACTGGCCCGGGCCATCGCCCAGACCATCCAGGGCGACCACCACCGGATCCAGTTCACCCCCGACCTGCTCCCGAGCGACGTGACGGGCGTGACCATCTTCGACCAGCGCAGCCAGCAGTTCGAGTTCCACCAGGGGCCGATCTTCTCCAACGTGGTCCTCGCCGACGAGATCAACCGCGCCTCGCCGAAGACGCAGTCGGCGCTGCTCGAGGTGATGGAGGAGAGCCAGGTCACCGTCGACGGCGTGACCCACCAGGTCGACCAGCCGTTCATGGTGATCGCGACCCAGAACCCGATCGAGCAGGCCGGCACCTACCGGCTGCCCGAGGCGCAGCTGGACCGCTTCCTGGTCAAGACCTCGCTCGGCTACCCCGACCACGAGAACACCGTCCAGATCCTCGCCAACGCGCCCAAGGGCAAGGCCGCGACCGTGCTGCGCCCGATCATCAGCGGCGACAACGTGCTCCACCTGATCCGGCTGGCCCAGCAGGTGCACGTCGAGGCGGGCATCTACGAGTACGTCTCGAGCATCACCGAGGGCACCCGCGAGGCGTCCGAGGTCGTTCTCGGCACCAGTGTCCGGGCCGGCCTGGCCCTGGTCCGCGCGGCTCGGGCGTGGGCGCTGTCCTACGGCCGCAGCTATGTCGTCCCCGACGACGTCAAGACCCTGGCGGTCCCGGTGCTCGCGCACCGGATGGTCCTCGACCCCGAGGAGGACTTCCGCGGGACGACCACCGAGGAGGTCGTCCGCCGGGTCCTCGAGCGCGTCTCCGTCCCCCTGGAGCCCGCCGGCCGATGA